In the genome of Lathyrus oleraceus cultivar Zhongwan6 chromosome 4, CAAS_Psat_ZW6_1.0, whole genome shotgun sequence, the window GTGCGACCTTTCAAAGATATCTTTCACAGCGGTGGGTTTATCAACATGGTAGCAGTTGAGGAGGATACTTTTGAGGGAAAGACAGAAGACGAAGGCCCCAGATTTGTGACACCaggagtagttatgaagaactggaccgcagttgacatcccacattgtgtccacatatcaaagtaattaagcttttcagttttcaaaaatcttccgctttagcccaaagcgcgaagcattaattttgtaaaatgggcacttttgtcaaaaacgtactatccatgaaaaagatcttttgtgttcctatacacttgtgtccttttatcttctcagctttttcggaaaatggtaacacaaaaaaaaaaccttaaaaagaacacatttttgcatgtcatggtcagtcctctaaaaacaattgtttgtacaggttacttaaacccgttgaacacaatgacatcatgccctctcccaactttgaacattctgtattcgaagctgaagaggaagagtgggatgagattccagaagaggtcgcccgccagcttgaaaatgaagaagacactattcagccatacaaggagcctttggaaacagtcaacttgggttcggaagaaaatgtgaaagaagtcaaaattggagcattgttatccccacaggtcaaggagcaattgatcagcctgttgaaagagtatgtagatgtgttttcttggtcttatcaagatatgcctggtctcgacactgacatcgtagagcacaagctacctttgaagccagaatgtccaccggtcaaacagaaattaagaagaacacatccagatatggccgtcaaaattaaagaagaagttctgaagcaaatagatgctggttttcttgccacttcagtgtatccagagtggatagcaaatattgtgccagttcctaagaaggacgggaaggtacgaatgtgtgtcgactattgtgacttaaatagagcaagcccaaaggatgatttccccctgcctcacattgacatgttggtagacaatacatcaaagtttgacatattctccttcatggacggattctccgggtataaccagatcaaaatggctcccgaagacatggaaaaaactacattcataacaccatggggaacattctgttatcaagtgatgccgtttgggttgaagaacgcaggtgctacttaccagcgagccatgacaacgctctttcacgacatgatgcacaaagagattgaggtttatgtggatgacatgatcgcgaagtctcgttcagaagaaggtcacttagtggatctattgaagctgtttcaacgattgaggaagttccgtcttcgcctcaatccgaacaaatgcacatttggcgtcaggtcaggtaaactcttgggcttcattgtcagccaaaaaggcattgaagttgatccagataaagtaaaagctatccaagagatgcccgcaccaaaaacagaaaggcaagtgagaggttttctaggacgattgaattacatatcccggtttatttctcacatgactgccacttgtgaacctatcttcaaattgctgagaaagagtcagaattgtgtttggacagaggattgtcagaaagcatttgacagtatcaaagagtacctcatggagcctcctatcttgttaccacctgttgctggaagaccgttggttatgtatttgacagtgcttgagaattctatgggctgtattctgggtcaacaagacgaaactggaaagaaagagcatgccatttactacttaagcaagaaatttactgactgtgaatcacgatactccttactcgagaagacatgttgtgcattggcttgggctgctaagagattgaggcagtatatgttaagtcacaccacttggttgatatccaaaatggatccaatcaagtacatttttgagaagcctgcactcactggtaagattgcaagatggcagatgctgttatcagaatacgacattgagtatcatacccagaaagctatcaagagcagtgtgttggctgagtaccttgctcaccaacccgttgaagatcacgatgataatgaggatgagtttcctgatgaagatgtcatgttcctaaaatccagagattgtaaagagccacttcctgaagaagggcctgaaccagattctcaatggggtttagtatttgatggagcttccaacgtttatggacatggagtaggtgcagtcattatcactccagaaggttctcatattcctttcacggcaagaatttgctttgaatgtacaaacaacattgctgaatatgaagcctgtatcatgggtcttgaagaagccattgacctccgcatcaaaaatcttactgtttatggtgactcagcgttagttatcaatcagatcaaaggagaatgggaaacacgccaccctggcttgatcccatacaaagactatgcaagaagattgttgactttcttcaccaaggttgaattgcatcacattcctcgggatgagaatcatatggcggatgctctagctacgttgtcttcaatgtatcaagtgggttttccaaacgaagtacccagaattgtgatcaagcgacttgatagaccagcacatgtgtttacagctgaggccagttttgatgataaaccatggtaccacgatatcaagcatttccttcagactcaggagtatcctcttggagcaacagaaaaagataaaaagactttgagaagattgtcaggcagtttcttccttaatcagaatgtgctctataagaggaattatgacatggtcttactcagatgtgttgacaaaaaggaagcagaaatgttgatgaaagaagttcacgaagggtcctttggtactcatgcaaacggccactctatgtcaagaaagatgttgagagctggttactactggttgaccatggaatcagattgctgcaaatttgtaaagaagtgtcacaaatgtcagatctacgctgataaggttcatgtaccaccaacctttttgaatgtgatttctgctccttggccattctcaatgtggggcattgacatgatcggtatgattgaacccaaagcttccaacggacaccgtttcattctcgtggcaattgattacttcaccaaatgggtggaagcagcttcgtatgcaaaggtgacaaagcaagtggtggtcagattcatcaaaaataatctcatttgccgatatggcattccaaacaagatcatcactgacaatggctccaatctgaacaacaaaatgatggatgaattatgtgaaagtttcaggatcgagcatcacaactcttctccttaccgtcccaagatgaatggggcagttgaagctgcaaataagaatatcaagaagatcattcaaaagatggttgttacctacaaagattggcatgaaatgctgccttttgcactacacggatatagaacatcagtccgtacttcaactggggcaaccccattttcacttgtatacggtatggaagctgtgttaccgatagaggttgaaattccatcaatgaggatactaatggaaactcagttgtcagaggctgaatggtgtcaaagcagatacgatcagttgaatttgattgaagaaaaaagaatgactgccttgtgccatggacagttatatcaaaagagaatgaagcaggcatttgataggaaggttaagccgagagaattcaaagagggtgaccttgtactcaagaagatgatactatttcacaatgattctaggggcaagtggactcctaactatgaaggaccctatgttgtcaagaaagccttctcaggcggtgctttaattcttacaaacatggatggtgaagagcttccacgtcccgtgaatacagatgcagtcaagaaatacttcgcctaaaaaatgaaaagaacagctcgctaagttgaaaacccgaaagggcggcttaggcaaaaatgagcgtctcggtggactgaaaacctgaaagggcggtccaagcagaaattagagacataaaaaaacaaagagaatattatcccggtagattgaaaacccgaaagggcaatcta includes:
- the LOC127074439 gene encoding uncharacterized protein LOC127074439, whose product is MCVDYCDLNRASPKDDFPLPHIDMLVDNTSKFDIFSFMDGFSGYNQIKMAPEDMEKTTFITPWGTFCYQVMPFGLKNAGATYQRAMTTLFHDMMHKEIEVYVDDMIAKSRSEEGHLVDLLKLFQRLRKFRLRLNPNKCTFGVRSGKLLGFIVSQKGIEVDPDKVKAIQEMPAPKTERQVRGFLGRLNYISRFISHMTATCEPIFKLLRKSQNCVWTEDCQKAFDSIKEYLMEPPILLPPVAGRPLVMYLTVLENSMGCILGQQDETGKKEHAIYYLSKKFTDCESRYSLLEKTCCALAWAAKRLRQYMLSHTTWLISKMDPIKYIFEKPALTGKIARWQMLLSEYDIEYHTQKAIKSSVLAEYLAHQPVEDHDDNEDEFPDEDVMFLKSRDCKEPLPEEGPEPDSQWGLVFDGASNVYGHGVGAVIITPEGSHIPFTARICFECTNNIAEYEACIMGLEEAIDLRIKNLTVYGDSALVINQIKGEWETRHPGLIPYKDYARRLLTFFTKVELHHIPRDENHMADALATLSSMYQVGFPNEVPRIVIKRLDRPAHVFTAEASFDDKPWYHDIKHFLQTQEYPLGATEKDKKTLRRLSGSFFLNQNVLYKRNYDMVLLRCVDKKEAEMLMKEVHEGSFGTHANGHSMSRKMLRAGYYWLTMESDCCKFVKKCHKCQIYADKVHVPPTFLNVISAPWPFSMWGIDMIGMIEPKASNGHRFILVAIDYFTKWVEAASYAKVTKQVVVRFIKNNLICRYGIPNKIITDNGSNLNNKMMDELCESFRIEHHNSSPYRPKMNGAVEAANKNIKKIIQKMVVTYKDWHEMLPFALHGYRTSVRTSTGATPFSLVYGMEAVLPIEVEIPSMRILMETQLSEAEWCQSRYDQLNLIEEKRMTALCHGQLYQKRMKQAFDRKVKPREFKEGDLVLKKMILFHNDSRGKWTPNYEGPYVVKKAFSGGALILTNMDGEELPRPVNTDAVKK